In Colwellia sp. PAMC 20917, a single genomic region encodes these proteins:
- a CDS encoding urease subunit beta: MIPGEIKTDQGEHELNVGRERLKITVANSGDRPIQVGSHYHFFEVNPALHFNREHAKGYRLDITSGTAVRFEPGQERQVSLVAFQGKRRIFGFRGEIQGNL, encoded by the coding sequence ATGATCCCAGGTGAAATAAAAACAGACCAAGGCGAACACGAACTCAACGTAGGCCGTGAACGATTGAAAATTACCGTGGCTAATTCAGGCGATAGACCCATTCAAGTTGGCTCTCATTATCATTTTTTTGAAGTAAACCCTGCCTTGCATTTTAATCGAGAACACGCCAAAGGTTATCGTTTAGATATCACCTCAGGTACCGCCGTTCGTTTTGAACCTGGGCAAGAACGCCAAGTAAGCCTGGTTGCCTTTCAAGGCAAACGCAGGATCTTTGGTTTTCGCGGTGAAATACAAGGAAACTTATAA
- a CDS encoding response regulator, with product MTNIKTLQQKIKRRNSLAIALIAVLISLSFLSLMLLFNQQAKDAETINLAGGQRMLSQKIAYLAIQHYHNITTAEIDEKVTKNLFDTVKLFTTNQQLLTMMVVNESNSMPSELYSWYFNAPTELNKRVNHFAKSAIALSLTQNKKNAEAIVKEKFNLESNNNLLISLDLVVSKIEQHTDQRIVNIERLEAFLWLFSMALLFAISFFIFRPLQRLISNYHHELSLSKQKSVELMLAINKHAIVYRVGVDEKGTLTEVNQRFLDFYRYREEEILGHSVVEICGESYTQDDYKNIFLTAIAKEYWHGESINKIKGGRELWLSTTIVPLINNDNKAESFIVIQNDISGIKQTEMALNKLHKITSDIDKSLVDKIQNILELGKQIFNLPLALISEIHQQEYRVAYCHTPNNEINPGDIFELGNTYCFHTLHANQPISFYHAGESKIKDHPCYQAFGLESYIGVPLTVDGKLFGTLNFSGPEAAASPFTTRELDLIQLFSHWISAELTRVKHKNRLLGQQSLMEEMAQQARIGVWEVDLINNNVYWSKMTKVIHEVPNDYQPELSQAINFYKEGESREKVQALIAKCMKDGRTYEEDMELVTAKGKEIWVSARGRSEFIDGKCVRLYGSFQDITDKKISQQRISQHNQRMRLATDSAGIGVWELNLLSNELKWDDWMFKLYGVDRQLSLSAQDVWDKGVHPEDIEKAGREFINAIELHGQYDTQFRIIWPNGETKYIKAAAIISYDSNKKPISMIGVNYDVSAIVENEIALIKAKEQAEVAVTAKNEFFASMSHEIRTPMNGVIGMLDLVKDSVLSQEQNHRIGIAQQSAHSLLALINDVLDFSKIDANKLELENVSFNLRDMVGDLAESFAQQAQHKGLELIVDLVDVEESLVVGDSNRLRQILTNLLANAIKFTKQGEVVIRLCQQNHSTTHWRIIAEISDTGIGIPKDKQQGLFEVFSQVDASTTREYGGTGLGLAIVKKLCLCMQGSVDVDSNPGEGSTFSCDLLLEKSADSLLSQPVKALQGKRVLVIEQNQSCANVIKRQLNCWHVDADIITTLQPALTALNKQTENDYYDLLIINQQLADLDALAFVKTVRLNPVHKNLKIMFMTLMSIQHNLADSTASGIDGFFPKPVITTDLQRALNTLLAESEKQLISEVTTAKLTRLSDEDTSWTKKVKLLLVEDNRVNQMVALAVLKKIGITQCVIAINGKDAIEKLKASDESQPFTFIFMDCQMPEMDGYQATASIRQGNAGARYLSIPIVAMTANAMVGDEEKCLSAGMDDYLVKPINKEQVKEAIKIFQLK from the coding sequence ATGACTAATATTAAAACGCTACAACAGAAAATTAAACGTCGTAACTCATTAGCGATAGCGTTAATTGCTGTGTTAATTAGCCTGTCATTTTTAAGTTTGATGCTATTATTTAATCAACAAGCCAAAGATGCTGAAACGATTAATCTTGCTGGCGGCCAAAGAATGTTGTCACAAAAAATAGCTTATCTAGCCATTCAGCATTATCACAATATAACTACGGCTGAAATTGATGAGAAGGTGACAAAAAATCTCTTCGATACGGTCAAATTATTTACGACTAACCAGCAACTTTTAACTATGATGGTGGTTAACGAATCTAATAGCATGCCTAGTGAATTATACTCATGGTATTTTAACGCGCCGACTGAGCTTAATAAACGGGTCAACCACTTCGCTAAAAGTGCTATCGCGCTTAGTCTGACTCAAAACAAAAAGAATGCTGAGGCGATAGTTAAAGAAAAATTCAATCTTGAGTCTAATAATAATTTACTGATTTCTTTAGATTTAGTCGTTTCCAAAATAGAGCAACACACTGATCAGCGTATCGTTAACATAGAGCGACTCGAAGCGTTTTTATGGCTGTTCTCCATGGCCTTATTATTTGCGATCAGCTTCTTTATTTTTAGGCCGCTGCAACGACTCATTAGCAATTATCATCATGAACTTTCACTTTCTAAACAAAAAAGTGTCGAGTTAATGCTGGCGATAAATAAGCACGCGATTGTTTATCGAGTTGGTGTCGATGAAAAGGGTACCTTAACGGAAGTCAATCAACGTTTTCTTGATTTTTATCGTTACCGAGAAGAAGAGATCCTTGGTCACAGTGTTGTTGAAATCTGCGGTGAAAGTTATACCCAAGATGATTATAAAAATATATTTCTAACAGCTATCGCTAAAGAATATTGGCATGGCGAATCCATTAATAAAATTAAAGGTGGCCGAGAGCTATGGTTAAGTACCACTATAGTGCCACTGATTAACAATGATAATAAGGCCGAATCTTTTATTGTTATTCAGAACGATATTAGTGGTATTAAGCAAACTGAAATGGCTCTTAATAAACTCCATAAAATAACCTCGGATATAGACAAAAGCTTAGTTGATAAAATTCAAAACATTTTAGAGCTTGGAAAACAAATATTTAATTTACCGCTTGCGTTGATCAGTGAAATTCATCAGCAAGAATATCGAGTTGCCTATTGTCATACTCCGAACAATGAAATTAATCCTGGAGATATTTTTGAATTAGGCAATACCTATTGTTTTCATACCTTACATGCAAACCAGCCTATTTCTTTTTACCATGCTGGTGAAAGTAAAATAAAAGATCACCCGTGTTATCAAGCTTTTGGTTTAGAAAGCTATATTGGTGTGCCACTGACTGTTGATGGCAAACTGTTTGGCACATTAAATTTTTCTGGCCCTGAGGCAGCGGCAAGCCCATTTACCACAAGGGAATTAGACCTAATTCAATTATTTTCTCATTGGATAAGTGCAGAGTTAACACGTGTTAAACATAAAAATAGATTGTTAGGGCAACAATCTTTAATGGAAGAAATGGCACAGCAAGCTCGCATTGGTGTCTGGGAAGTTGACCTAATTAACAACAATGTTTACTGGTCAAAAATGACTAAAGTCATTCATGAAGTGCCCAATGACTATCAACCCGAACTATCTCAGGCAATTAATTTTTATAAAGAAGGAGAAAGTAGAGAAAAAGTACAAGCGTTAATTGCCAAGTGTATGAAAGACGGTAGAACTTACGAGGAAGATATGGAGTTGGTCACCGCCAAAGGCAAAGAAATTTGGGTATCTGCTCGTGGTCGTTCTGAGTTTATCGATGGAAAATGCGTGCGTTTGTATGGCTCATTTCAAGATATTACTGATAAAAAGATAAGCCAACAGCGTATTAGCCAACACAACCAACGAATGAGATTAGCAACAGACTCTGCCGGCATCGGTGTGTGGGAACTTAACTTGCTTAGCAATGAATTAAAGTGGGACGATTGGATGTTTAAGCTTTATGGTGTTGACCGTCAACTCTCTTTAAGTGCGCAAGACGTTTGGGACAAAGGGGTACACCCTGAAGATATCGAGAAGGCCGGTCGTGAATTCATTAATGCAATTGAACTACACGGTCAGTACGATACACAATTTCGAATTATATGGCCAAATGGCGAAACAAAGTATATCAAAGCAGCAGCGATTATCAGTTACGACAGTAATAAAAAACCGATATCAATGATAGGTGTGAACTATGACGTTAGCGCAATCGTTGAGAATGAAATCGCGCTTATTAAAGCGAAAGAGCAAGCAGAAGTGGCGGTAACCGCTAAAAATGAATTTTTTGCCAGTATGAGCCACGAAATACGAACACCAATGAATGGTGTTATTGGTATGCTTGATTTAGTTAAAGACTCTGTGCTGAGCCAAGAACAAAATCACCGAATCGGTATTGCCCAGCAAAGTGCTCACTCGCTTTTAGCATTAATTAACGACGTTTTAGATTTTTCCAAAATAGACGCCAATAAGTTAGAACTTGAAAATGTTAGTTTTAACTTACGAGATATGGTTGGTGACTTAGCCGAATCTTTTGCGCAACAAGCTCAGCACAAAGGCTTAGAGTTAATCGTTGATCTTGTTGATGTTGAAGAGTCGCTGGTGGTTGGCGATTCTAATCGACTTCGCCAAATATTGACCAATTTATTAGCTAATGCCATTAAGTTTACCAAACAAGGCGAGGTGGTTATTCGTCTATGTCAGCAAAATCACTCGACAACGCATTGGCGAATTATTGCTGAAATATCTGATACTGGTATCGGTATACCAAAAGATAAGCAGCAAGGATTGTTTGAAGTGTTTAGCCAAGTTGATGCTTCAACAACACGAGAATATGGCGGCACAGGGCTTGGTCTTGCTATCGTTAAAAAGCTTTGCTTATGTATGCAAGGCAGTGTCGATGTTGATAGTAACCCAGGTGAAGGTAGTACTTTTAGCTGTGATTTATTGTTAGAAAAATCAGCGGATTCTTTATTGTCTCAACCTGTCAAAGCTTTGCAAGGCAAACGTGTGCTGGTGATAGAGCAAAATCAATCCTGCGCTAACGTCATTAAACGCCAATTAAACTGTTGGCATGTAGATGCTGATATCATAACGACCTTACAACCTGCGCTGACGGCTCTTAATAAGCAAACAGAAAATGACTACTATGATTTGTTAATAATTAATCAACAACTTGCCGACTTAGATGCTTTAGCTTTTGTTAAAACAGTGCGCTTGAATCCTGTGCATAAAAATCTAAAAATAATGTTTATGACGCTAATGAGCATTCAGCATAATTTAGCCGATAGCACGGCAAGTGGTATTGATGGTTTTTTTCCTAAACCGGTAATTACCACCGATTTACAACGAGCATTAAACACTTTATTAGCTGAATCTGAAAAACAGCTCATCAGTGAAGTGACCACGGCTAAATTAACACGTTTATCTGATGAGGATACTAGCTGGACAAAAAAGGTTAAATTACTACTGGTAGAAGATAATCGAGTTAATCAAATGGTTGCTCTGGCGGTGTTAAAAAAAATAGGAATAACCCAATGTGTTATTGCCATTAACGGTAAGGATGCCATTGAAAAGCTTAAAGCAAGTGATGAGAGCCAGCCATTTACTTTTATTTTTATGGACTGTCAAATGCCTGAAATGGATGGTTACCAAGCGACAGCCTCGATTAGGCAAGGTAATGCAGGAGCTCGTTACTTAAGTATTCCTATCGTTGCTATGACGGCCAATGCGATGGTTGGAGATGAAGAGAAATGCTTGTCTGCAGGGATGGATGATTATTTGGTTAAACCGATCAACAAAGAACAAGTAAAAGAGGCAATCAAAATATTTCAATTAAAATAG
- a CDS encoding cation:proton antiporter domain-containing protein — MDAILVIIAVSLALASVINIVLTKFSISHIIGYIITGTIVSNVFDFNGSDNIHSLELIGEFGIVFLMFTIGLEMSFSKLGKMKELIFFNGFIQVTFSAIVIFILAFYFFNIEPIPSLIIALSFSLSSTAIVLPYLKKSKDIVTPYGKKSVAILVFQDLAVIPILLLMGFLSNNELSLTDVLLKTFLYASGIIIFMFTIGKKIIAWLLHFSSNALMEELFLISVFTIVLGASIIAHNLGFTYSLGAFIAGMIIAETKFHMKVESDISSYKDLFLGVFFFSIGTKIDVEYFITHLHWVASVLVLVMIIKATIIYFLMRKKSNKSESIKSAVALCQVGEFSFVIFAMAISQNLIAKDLASFLILVTVLSMILTPFMVSNIYKLAALFVVEFFEADKITTVKVTNHTIVCGFAILGRIVAKELTSNGINFLIISDNLQHVLLARKRGYNAYFGHLDKTPVLESLKVEQTTSIIITVNTLKNKQIICQAVLDYYPKANLVVKVNSLEEKKALAGININVFVHAHHETAVLLVKESMV; from the coding sequence ATGGACGCTATACTTGTTATTATTGCAGTCTCGTTAGCACTCGCTAGCGTTATCAATATAGTGTTAACCAAGTTCTCAATATCGCACATTATTGGTTACATTATTACCGGCACCATAGTAAGCAATGTTTTTGATTTCAATGGTAGTGACAATATTCATTCCCTTGAGCTTATTGGTGAATTTGGTATTGTTTTTCTTATGTTTACGATTGGCTTGGAAATGTCTTTTTCGAAGCTAGGTAAAATGAAGGAATTGATATTTTTTAATGGTTTTATCCAAGTTACCTTTAGCGCTATTGTTATTTTTATACTTGCATTTTATTTCTTTAATATTGAACCGATCCCCTCATTAATTATTGCGCTTTCATTTAGTTTATCTTCAACAGCTATCGTATTACCTTACCTGAAAAAATCAAAAGATATAGTGACACCCTACGGTAAAAAATCAGTTGCTATACTGGTTTTTCAAGACTTAGCCGTTATCCCTATTTTACTCTTAATGGGTTTTCTCTCAAATAATGAATTGTCTCTAACCGATGTGCTGCTAAAAACTTTTTTGTATGCCAGTGGTATTATTATTTTTATGTTCACGATAGGTAAAAAAATAATTGCTTGGTTACTGCATTTTTCATCGAATGCGCTAATGGAAGAACTGTTTTTAATATCGGTATTTACTATCGTATTGGGGGCATCAATTATTGCTCATAACCTCGGCTTTACTTATTCTTTAGGCGCTTTCATTGCGGGGATGATTATTGCTGAAACTAAATTTCACATGAAAGTTGAATCCGATATATCTTCATATAAAGATCTTTTTTTAGGTGTTTTTTTCTTTTCTATTGGCACAAAAATAGACGTTGAGTATTTTATAACTCATCTTCATTGGGTTGCGAGTGTACTCGTCCTTGTTATGATAATAAAAGCGACGATTATTTATTTTTTGATGAGAAAAAAATCGAATAAAAGCGAATCAATTAAATCTGCTGTTGCCTTATGCCAAGTAGGGGAGTTTTCTTTTGTGATTTTTGCTATGGCAATAAGTCAAAACCTTATAGCAAAAGATTTAGCGAGTTTTCTGATATTAGTTACCGTTTTATCTATGATATTAACCCCCTTTATGGTCAGTAATATTTATAAATTAGCCGCACTTTTTGTTGTTGAATTTTTTGAAGCCGATAAAATAACCACGGTAAAGGTGACTAATCACACCATTGTTTGTGGTTTTGCTATTTTAGGTCGTATTGTAGCGAAAGAACTGACAAGTAATGGCATCAACTTTTTAATTATTTCTGATAATTTACAACATGTATTATTGGCAAGAAAGCGTGGCTATAACGCTTATTTTGGCCACCTAGATAAAACGCCCGTTCTTGAATCATTAAAAGTAGAGCAAACAACTAGTATCATTATTACGGTCAACACATTAAAGAACAAACAAATAATTTGCCAAGCCGTACTTGATTACTATCCTAAGGCAAACTTAGTCGTTAAAGTGAATTCACTTGAAGAAAAAAAGGCACTCGCGGGGATTAATATTAACGTTTTTGTTCATGCTCATCATGAAACTGCGGTGCTATTAGTCAAAGAGAGTATGGTTTAA
- a CDS encoding circularly permuted type 2 ATP-grasp protein codes for MTIRWDNYNVTNLHDELIEDTDKPRYFADDLCRYLSDLTLKDITEVKAAADSAIHTMGISFRIYNDEEGSIDRAWPFDVIPRLIDKKEWQGIEIGLKQRVKALNLFINDLYNEQNIIKDGIFPAHLLEKSKNFLPQCRGFTPPLGIWAHICGSDLVRDNDGKVYVLEDNLRVPSGVSYMLENRHVMKRVFPEMFEKYSISPVDDYTSDLYDMLAELSPRDIPEPEIVVLTPGIYNSAYFEHAYLAQQMGAELVEGNDLVVDENDEVFMRTIEGLTRVDVVYRRIDDAFLDPEVFDPDSTLGVPGIMRAWKAGKVALANAPGAGVADDKVVYAFVPEIIEYYLKEKPILNNVPTYKCINEDDRQFVLDNIADMVVKPANESGGYGMLIGPHAKPEEHEAFKKLIIADPRNYIAQPMLMLSTAPTMVGTEVEPRHLDLRPFILSGKNISVTTGGLTRVALTKGSIVVNSSQGGGSKDTWIVDMEGE; via the coding sequence ATGACTATTCGTTGGGACAATTATAATGTTACGAATTTACATGATGAATTAATTGAAGACACTGATAAACCTAGGTACTTTGCCGATGATCTCTGCCGCTACTTAAGTGACTTAACGCTTAAAGATATTACCGAAGTAAAAGCAGCCGCTGATTCAGCCATCCATACAATGGGGATCAGCTTTAGAATATACAACGATGAAGAAGGATCTATTGATAGAGCTTGGCCATTTGATGTTATTCCACGCCTTATTGATAAAAAAGAATGGCAAGGTATAGAAATTGGTCTAAAGCAAAGGGTTAAAGCATTAAATCTATTTATTAATGACCTTTATAATGAACAAAATATTATTAAAGACGGTATATTTCCCGCTCATTTATTAGAAAAATCAAAAAACTTTTTACCGCAATGTCGTGGTTTTACACCGCCACTAGGCATTTGGGCGCATATTTGCGGCTCAGATCTCGTTAGAGACAATGACGGTAAGGTTTACGTATTAGAAGACAACCTTCGTGTGCCATCAGGTGTTTCATACATGCTAGAAAATCGCCATGTAATGAAACGTGTATTCCCAGAGATGTTTGAAAAATACAGCATTTCACCTGTTGATGATTACACTTCAGATCTATATGACATGCTCGCAGAATTGTCGCCACGCGACATACCAGAGCCAGAAATCGTCGTATTAACCCCAGGTATTTACAACTCTGCTTATTTCGAACATGCTTATCTTGCTCAACAGATGGGTGCAGAACTTGTTGAAGGTAACGATTTAGTCGTCGATGAAAACGATGAAGTTTTTATGCGTACTATTGAAGGATTAACACGTGTTGATGTTGTGTATCGTCGAATTGATGACGCCTTTTTAGATCCCGAAGTATTTGATCCCGATTCTACGTTAGGTGTTCCCGGTATTATGCGCGCCTGGAAAGCAGGTAAAGTCGCTTTAGCGAATGCTCCCGGTGCTGGCGTGGCGGATGACAAAGTCGTTTACGCTTTTGTTCCAGAAATAATTGAATATTATCTCAAAGAAAAACCCATCTTGAACAATGTGCCTACCTACAAATGTATTAATGAAGACGACAGACAATTCGTCTTAGATAACATTGCCGATATGGTGGTAAAACCCGCCAATGAATCCGGTGGATATGGCATGTTAATCGGCCCTCATGCTAAACCTGAAGAGCATGAAGCCTTTAAAAAACTGATCATTGCCGACCCACGTAATTATATTGCTCAACCTATGCTTATGTTATCAACAGCACCGACTATGGTAGGTACTGAAGTAGAGCCAAGACACCTTGATTTACGCCCCTTTATTTTAAGTGGTAAAAACATTTCGGTCACTACTGGCGGTTTAACCCGCGTTGCCTTAACAAAAGGTTCAATTGTGGTTAACTCATCACAAGGTGGTGGTAGTAAAGATACTTGGATTGTTGATATGGAGGGAGAATAA
- a CDS encoding alpha-E domain-containing protein translates to MLSRVANNIFWLGRYLERVENTARLVNVNANLLLDLPKHIKLGWEPIVDIISEREEFYQSYDIASEANVVNFIIGDVDNPSSISSALHAARENARTIREIIPREAWEQINALYLFAKENKEEALNRRYRYGYLNKIILANQAITGLLAGTMTHDEGYDFLRLGRNLERADMTTRIIDVRSASLLLNIENEQATFDNLQWMSVLKTLTAYQMYRRHMRLRINRKDVLRFLLQEEKFPRSLSHALQQAEFCLAPLPNSEAAIRLVKSLKAKLKQAKPAMLTQSELHEFIDDIQKGINDIHNKTTETYF, encoded by the coding sequence ATGTTATCTCGTGTTGCAAATAATATTTTTTGGTTGGGGCGTTATCTTGAGCGTGTAGAAAACACGGCTCGTTTGGTTAATGTTAATGCTAATTTACTGCTTGATTTACCCAAACATATTAAACTGGGCTGGGAGCCTATTGTTGATATTATCTCAGAGCGTGAAGAGTTTTATCAAAGTTACGATATTGCTAGTGAAGCAAACGTGGTTAACTTCATTATAGGTGATGTTGACAACCCTAGTTCGATTAGTAGTGCTTTACATGCCGCGCGTGAAAATGCTCGAACCATACGCGAAATCATTCCACGTGAGGCTTGGGAACAAATTAATGCCTTGTATTTATTTGCTAAAGAAAATAAAGAAGAAGCGTTAAATAGACGTTATCGTTATGGTTATTTGAACAAGATAATTTTAGCTAATCAGGCAATTACCGGTTTATTAGCTGGCACTATGACACATGATGAAGGCTATGATTTTTTACGCTTGGGTCGTAACCTTGAGCGTGCAGATATGACCACACGCATTATCGATGTACGCTCTGCCTCGTTATTACTCAATATCGAAAATGAGCAAGCAACCTTTGATAACCTTCAATGGATGAGCGTATTAAAGACACTCACCGCCTATCAAATGTATCGTCGGCATATGCGTTTAAGAATAAATCGTAAAGATGTTTTACGATTTTTACTGCAAGAAGAAAAATTTCCTCGCTCATTAAGTCATGCCTTACAACAAGCTGAGTTTTGTTTGGCACCCTTACCGAATAGCGAAGCAGCGATCCGTTTAGTTAAGTCTCTTAAAGCAAAGCTTAAACAGGCCAAACCAGCTATGTTGACACAAAGTGAGTTACATGAATTTATTGATGATATTCAAAAAGGTATCAATGATATTCACAATAAAACCACTGAAACATATTTTTAA
- a CDS encoding urease accessory protein UreD, giving the protein MTAKPAINSLPINPVPKNAWFASLSLEFSFTSTGTQLTRTQRNGPLSVQKAFYPEGVDCAHIYLLHPPAGIVSGDELNINIKLNRQAHSLITTPGANRFYRARTNLTIGDPKQVQHLDIILNHQAKCENFPLETIVYEGADGFNTVDVHFKSDSAYLGWDITCLGLPLSNQPFKYGSYSQLNRIYCENTLIYHDRISIKPSNGVHQHIAGLNSHSVFATFLAYAPAGLLSDADHKALVAQLRDCMVEENAEEKVSISQIRQLLVIRYLGEHSEECKALFIKLWQKIRPVYLEKPANIPRIWHT; this is encoded by the coding sequence ATGACAGCTAAGCCAGCCATCAATAGTTTACCCATTAACCCTGTACCTAAAAATGCATGGTTTGCCAGCTTATCTTTAGAGTTTAGTTTTACATCGACTGGCACTCAACTTACCCGTACTCAACGCAATGGACCTTTAAGCGTGCAAAAAGCTTTCTACCCTGAAGGAGTCGATTGCGCACATATTTATTTGTTACACCCGCCAGCAGGCATAGTGTCAGGTGATGAATTAAACATTAACATTAAACTCAACAGACAAGCCCACAGTTTAATAACTACGCCTGGTGCTAACCGCTTTTATCGCGCTCGAACAAACCTAACAATTGGTGATCCCAAACAAGTTCAACACCTTGACATTATTCTTAACCATCAGGCGAAGTGTGAAAATTTCCCCTTAGAAACGATCGTTTATGAGGGGGCTGATGGATTTAATACTGTTGATGTTCACTTTAAAAGTGATAGCGCTTATTTAGGTTGGGATATTACCTGTTTGGGCTTACCCCTTTCAAATCAACCCTTTAAATATGGCAGTTATAGCCAATTAAACCGTATTTATTGTGAAAACACTTTAATTTATCACGATAGAATTTCGATAAAACCTAGCAATGGAGTACATCAACACATCGCAGGTTTAAATAGCCACAGTGTTTTTGCCACTTTTTTAGCTTATGCCCCAGCAGGTCTACTTAGCGATGCTGACCATAAAGCACTCGTAGCGCAATTACGTGACTGTATGGTTGAAGAAAACGCCGAAGAAAAAGTGAGTATTAGCCAAATACGCCAGTTATTAGTGATACGTTATTTAGGTGAACATAGTGAAGAATGCAAAGCACTTTTTATTAAATTATGGCAAAAAATCAGACCGGTATACCTAGAAAAACCAGCAAACATTCCGCGTATTTGGCATACCTGA
- a CDS encoding urease subunit gamma, with product MDLLPREKDKLLLFTAALLAERRLKRGVKLNYPEAMAYISMEIIEGARDGKTVAQMMDYGRTLLTRDQVMEGVAELIPDVQVEATFPDGTKLVTVHNPII from the coding sequence ATGGACTTACTACCAAGAGAGAAAGATAAATTATTGCTCTTTACTGCCGCATTATTAGCAGAGCGACGCTTAAAGCGTGGTGTGAAATTAAATTATCCTGAAGCTATGGCTTATATTTCAATGGAGATTATTGAAGGGGCCAGAGATGGTAAAACTGTCGCTCAAATGATGGATTATGGCCGCACGTTGTTAACCCGTGATCAAGTCATGGAAGGAGTTGCAGAATTAATTCCTGATGTACAAGTAGAAGCTACATTTCCTGATGGCACCAAACTTGTCACCGTTCATAATCCTATCATTTAA